The Armatimonadota bacterium genome segment CCCGAGTCCGAGAGCCTGGTACAGGGCGCTGCCGCCCAGTTCGTCTTTACGCGGCCCGGCCAGGAAGATCCTGTCGCCGGCCTGCTTGAACTGCATGGTGACCGCTTTCGAAAAGTCCGGCATGGTGCCCACGCATGCGATGACCGCGGAGGGGGACACGGCGCGGCCCGTCGCGGATTCATTGTACAGGCTGACATTGCCCGAGACGAAGGGCACCGGCTGGTTCTCGTAGCCCTTGAGCCACAGGTTTCGGGCAGCGTCGGCGATTCCGCGAACGCCGTCGCGGAACTGTGCGAAGGCCGAGGGCTTCTCGGGATTCCCGTAGTTGAGACAATCGGTGAGGGCCTGGGGGACAGCCCCGACGGCGGCCACATTGCGCATACATTCGGCCACTGCACACGCGCCGCCCCAGTAAGCGCTGATATCTCCGTACGCCGGGTTGCAGTCCACGCTCAGCGCGCAGCCCACGGTGCTTCCGGGCAGCGGGCGGATCACGCCTGCTCCCGCTTCACCAGGTCGTATCACCGCATTGCCCTGAACCTCGGTATCGTAAGCTCGATAGACGAATGCGCGGGAGCACACATTACGCCAGCCCAGGACCTTGAGAAGCGTGTCGTGCAGGTCGGGCATATCGTACTCGGGTTCGGTTCCGGTGTACTCGACGGCTTCTTCCTCGCGGTCATACAGGATGCCGCCGGTGACCTGCTCGATGGGCGCGTCGCAAACGATGGTTCCGCCCTGTTTCACCCGGAACTGCTTCTCGGTGAGGACCCGGCCGACGACGCTGGCACGGGCGCCCTCGTACACGTTCGGCAGGTCCCAGTCCTCGTTGTAGATACGCAGGACTTCGGGTGCGAAAGTCTCGGGCACCGCCAGCAGGAAGCGCTCCTGGGTTTCGGCGCACATGATGACTTCGGGCAGAAGGTCAGGCAAGGCTACGTGGACGGCTTCGAGGTCAAGCTCCAATCCGAAGCCCCCGGCGGAGCAGATTTCGGAAGTGCCGCAGGCAAGGCCTCCTCCGCCGATATCCTTGATCCCGATGGGGATGCCGAGCTCCTTCGCTCTCACCCGCACAGCCTCATTGGCTTTGCGCATGCAAAGGACGTTTTCGAGGAACGGATCGGGTACCTGGACCGCGCCGCGATCCTCTTCCTGGTCCTCCTCGTCGATGATCTTTGACGCAAATGCACTCCCGCCAAAACCGGAATCGTCCGTGGGCTTGCCCACGAGGACGATGACGTACGGCTCGTCTTTCGCCTCGGGCGGCACGTATGAGTGGACGATGTCGTCCTCCGCCACGAGTCCCAGGGCGACTACGTTCACCAGGCAGTTGTCGTCGAAAGTCTCGTTGAAGTAGATATCCCCCGCGAGGCAGGGCACGCCGAGGGCATTGCCGTACTGCCAGATGCCATCCACGACGCCGCTCACTATCCAGCGGGTACGGTCGGCATTCTCGCCAGTGGGGTCACCGAAACGCAGGGGGTCGGCGGTGGCGATGACCCTCGCGCCCATACAGTCCACATCCCGCACGATGCCGCCGATACCGGTGGCTGCACCTTCGACGGGCAGGACCTGGGACGGGTGATTGTGACTCTCGTGGGCCATGACAATGCCCCAGCGCCGGCCCTCATGCTCCGTGAGAAAGACGATCCCGGCGTCCTCCTGCGGGCCAAGGATGACGTTGGGGCCCTCGGTTGGGAGGAACTCCTTGAGTGTCGGCTTGCTGCTCTTGTACGAGCAGTGCTCGGACCACTCGCTGTTGAAAATGTGCATCTCGGTGACGGTGGGGTCGCGGTGGAGGAAACCGGCGATCATCCGTGCCTCGTTGACGGTGAGACCCACTCCATTGTCGCTCATGAACTGCTGGAGCCCGGCGTCATCGAGATC includes the following:
- the purL gene encoding phosphoribosylformylglycinamidine synthase subunit PurL, translating into MSDNGVGLTVNEARMIAGFLHRDPTVTEMHIFNSEWSEHCSYKSSKPTLKEFLPTEGPNVILGPQEDAGIVFLTEHEGRRWGIVMAHESHNHPSQVLPVEGAATGIGGIVRDVDCMGARVIATADPLRFGDPTGENADRTRWIVSGVVDGIWQYGNALGVPCLAGDIYFNETFDDNCLVNVVALGLVAEDDIVHSYVPPEAKDEPYVIVLVGKPTDDSGFGGSAFASKIIDEEDQEEDRGAVQVPDPFLENVLCMRKANEAVRVRAKELGIPIGIKDIGGGGLACGTSEICSAGGFGLELDLEAVHVALPDLLPEVIMCAETQERFLLAVPETFAPEVLRIYNEDWDLPNVYEGARASVVGRVLTEKQFRVKQGGTIVCDAPIEQVTGGILYDREEEAVEYTGTEPEYDMPDLHDTLLKVLGWRNVCSRAFVYRAYDTEVQGNAVIRPGEAGAGVIRPLPGSTVGCALSVDCNPAYGDISAYWGGACAVAECMRNVAAVGAVPQALTDCLNYGNPEKPSAFAQFRDGVRGIADAARNLWLKGYENQPVPFVSGNVSLYNESATGRAVSPSAVIACVGTMPDFSKAVTMQFKQAGDRIFLAGPRKDELGGSALYQALGLGLGRNVPQVDWELERAMIYAVIDAIDRGFVRACTDISDGGLAVAVAEMCMGGFANGQLGAEIELDALNSDLRLDKLLFSESSGFVIEAKQGCEEDLVALFASYGVELIDIGEVEDEAELEFELGDQEYEWSLDELKDAWMKGLPEVLR